The nucleotide window GATCCGCGCCGGCGTCGAGAACCGCGAGATGGTCGAAGCGCTCGGCTATCACGTCAAGCGGCTGTTCCTCGGCGTGTTCATGGTCGGTTCGGCGCTGGCCGGGCTCGGTGGCGTGATGTGGGCGCTGTATCGCGAGCAGGTTCACGCCTCGATGGGCAACGAGCTCACCGTGCTGATCTTCATCGTGGTGATCATCGGCGGGCTCGGCTCGGTCGGCGGCTGCTTCATCGGCGCCCTCCTGGTCGCGATGGTCGCCAATTACGGCGGCTTCCTGCTGCCGAAACTGGCGCTGGTCTCCAACATCCTGCTGATGGTCGCGATCCTGATGTGGCGGCCGCGCGGGCTCTATGCGGTGACAAGTCGATGATGATCCTGTCGGGCGATCCGCCGCGCAGCCGGGTGCTGTCGCTGCTCCTGATCGCGATTGTGGTGCTGCTGGCAATCACCCCGTTCCTATTCCCCGGCGCCAAGCCGCTCAATGTCGCCGCCAAGATCTGCATCTTCGCGGCGCTGGTGGCGTCCTACGACCTCTTGCTCGGCTACACCGGCACGGTGTCGTTCGCCCACACCATGTTCTACGGCATCGGCTCTTATGCGGTTGCGATCGCGCTGTACGGCATGGGCCCGAGCTGGGCTGCGGTCGGCACCGGCATCGCGATCGGCCTGCCGCTCGCAGCATTGCTGGCGCTCGGCATCGGGCTGTTCTCGCTGCGGGTCGAGGCGATCTTCTTCGCGATGATCACGCTTGCGGTCGCCTCCGCCTTCCTGGTGCTGGCGTCGCAATTGTCGTGGCTGACCGGCGGCGAGGACGGCCGCAGCTTCAGCCTGCCGGAACTTCTGCGGCCCGGCACGGTGTTCATCAAGGACTTCTTCGGGGTGCGGATCACCGGTCGGACCCTGACCTACTACATCATCCTGATCGGCTGCGCCGGCATGATTCTGGCGCTGCTGCGGGTGGTGAATTCGCCGTTCGGCCGGGTGCTGCAGGCGGTCCGCGAGAATCGTTTCCGCGCCGAAGCGCTCGGCTATCGCACCGTGTTCCACCTCACCTATGCCAACGTCATCGCGGCGCTGGTCGCCGCCGCCGCCGGCGTGCTCAACGCGATGTGGCTGCGCTATGCCGGACCGGACACGTCGCTGAGCTTCTCGATCATGCTCGACATCCTGCTGATGGTGGTGATCGGCGGCATGGGCACGATCTACGGAGCGATCATCGGCGCCACCATCTTCATCCTGGCGCAGAACTATCTGCAGGCGCTGATGGGCGCCGCTTCCGAAGCCACCGCATCGCTCGGCCTTCCGCTGCTGCCGAACCTGCTGCATCCCGACCGCTGGCTGCTGTGGCTCGGGCTGCTGTTCGTCGCCAGCGTGTATTTCTTCCCGACCGGAATCGTCGGCCGGCTGCGCGGGGCGCCGAAGCCGGCAGATTGACCCGACGAAAGTCGTAGGCGCATCGTAACCGGGCTTGGCGTTTTGAATGATTCCAGCTTCGGGCTTTTTAGTGCCGCCTCTCACCCCCGGAGGTTGATGGCGAGGCGATCACTCAGCGCACGGGTGCAGGATTTAGGTATTAAACTGCCTGTTCGCGTCCTGAGATACCTCTTGGACAAGCACCCGCGACGGTAAAATAAGAAGCAATTTCTGCGCTCGATCAACATCGTTTGCAGCGCACAAAGTATCCTGTTGCCGCTGAACAGGCGCCCTCCCATAGTCCGCGCCTTTGTCGACATAGGACATTCTCCCTACTCCAGCACCATCTTCACGCTGCGGCAGGGGATCGTCCGACCAAACAGGAAGTTGGAATGATGCTGCTCTTGGTCCTTACCGCGATCGCCTTCGTCGCCACCGCCATGGTGGCGCGCGTGCTGGCCGCCTCCGCGCCGGAAGGAAAATTGTACTGCCAGGCGGCCGGCGCCGCCTCGATGGTGGTCGGGCCGTTTATCACGCTGGTCGCCGTCTTCGTGCTCGGCAAGGCCGGCATCGGCGGCGAAGTGCTCGACGCCACCGCGATGCTGCGGGTCGCTGCGCTGCCGGCATTCGGCACGCTGTTCGTCGGCCCGATCGTGTTCTGGTTCTTCCGCCGCCAGCGCCGCACCGTCGTAGCCGCCTGACAGAGGCGCACCGACCGCGCGATAGCGAAGACAAAGTTCGGCGGCGCTGGTCCGCCGCCGAACTTTGGGTCAGCAGGAAATATCCCGGCGCAGCGTTATTCTCGGCAAATCTCTTCCCTGTTGAACGACATTTTGGAAGCCGCGCACCAAAGTTTCATGCGAGCGCATCTATTTTCGGCTGGGCCATTGTGTTTCGGGAGCCGCCCCCCAAGTTCCTGACATCCGTAACCGTCCAGGACCGCCTCATGTCGAATTCCAAGCTGTTCGAGCCCTACAAGCTCGGTGCGATCACGCTCGCGAACCGCGTCGTGATGGCGCCGCTGACCCGCAACCGCGCAGTGCCCGAGGGTCTGGTCCCGAGCCCGCTGGCGGCCGAGTATTACGGCCAGCGCGCAAGCGCCGGCCTGCTGATTACCGAAGCCAGCCAGGTGTCGCAGCAGGGCCAGGGCTATCAGGATACGCCCGGCATCTATTCGCAGGCCCAGGTGGAAGGCTGGAAACAGGTCACCCGCGAGGTCCACAAGCGCGGCGGCAAGATCTTCATCCAGCTCTGGCACGTCGGCCGCATTTCTCATGTCGACCTGCAGCCGAACCACGGCGCTCCGGTCGCGCCCTCGGCGATCCGCGCCAACACCAAGACCTTCGTGGGCGGCAAGTTCGCCGACGTCTCCGAACCGCGCGCGCTGGAGCTGTCTGAAATTCCCGGCATCATCGAGGATTTCCGGAAAGCCGCCGCCAATGCGATTGCGGCCGGCTTCGACGGCGTCGAGATCCACGGCGCCAACGGCTATCTGCTCGACCAGTTCGCCCGCGACAGCTCCAACAAGCGCACCGATGAGTATGGCGGCTCGATCCAGAACCGCGCGCGGCTGATGCTGGAAGTCGCCGCGGCGGTGGCCAAGGAGATCGGACCGGAACGCACCGGCATCCGGATTTCGCCGGTGACCCCGGCCAACGACGTCTCCGACTCCAACCCGCAGGCGCTGTTCGACTACATCACCGACGAGCTGAACAAGCTGAAGCTGGTCTATATCCACGTCATCGAGGGCGCCACCGGCGGGCCGCGCGACATCGCACCGTTCGACTACGCATCCTTGCGCAAGCGCTTCAGCGGCAGCTACATCGGCAACAACGCCTACGACCTCGCGCTCGCCGACAAGCAGCTCGACGCCGATGCGGCCGACCTGATCGCGTTCGGCAAGCCGTTCATCTCCAACCCCGATCTGGTCGAACGCCTAAAGCGGAATGCTCCGCTGAACGAGCCCGACAAGTCCACCTTCTACGGCGGCGGCGCCAAGGGCTACACCGACTACCCGACGCTGGAGCCGGCGCAGGCGGCGCAGTAAGCGCCCAGCCCCACGCACGGGTCATTCCGGGGCACGCGCAACGCGCGTGAACCCGGAATCCCGAGATGTTCTGCACCTTCCAACATTTCCACAATGTCGAGATTCCGGGTTCGCTCACTTCGCGAGCGCCCCGGAATGACTGCCAAGACGCAATGAAAAGGCCGGGATCGCTCCCCGGCCTTTCGATTCTTGCAAAGGCCTCATCATGAGGCTTCGCGAGTGGTTACTTCGCTTCCGCGCGCTTCGGCGGCGACGCCGGCCACGACTTGATCAGGGTGTCGTAGTCGACGGTCTCGCCCTTCGGCTTTTCGTTCGCCAGCTTGCGCTGCGGAGCGATGTTGCCGTCCTTCTCCGCCTTGGCGTACCAGTACTCGGCGGTCTCCTTCTTGTTCAGCTTCGGACCGCAATCGCCCTGCACCTTCGAGCGTTCGAGACGCTCCAGCACCGAGTCCTGCGCCGCCGCGAGCGAGTCCATCGCGGCTTGCGGCGTCTTGGCACCCGACGACGCATCGCCGATGTTCTGCCACCACAACTGCGCCAGCTTCGGATAGTCCGGGATGTTGTTGCCGGTCGGCGACCACTGCACGCGGGCCGGCGAGCGATAGAACTCGACCAGACCGCCGAGCTTGGGGGCGCGCTCGGTGAACGACTTGTCCCAGATGTCGCTCTCGCGGATGAAAGTGAGGCCGACATGGCTCTTCTTCAGCGAGACAGTCTTGGAGGTGATGAACTGCAGATACAGCCAGGCGGCCTTGCGACGATCCGGCGGGGTCGACTTCAGAAGCGTGCCGGAGCCGACATCCTGATAGCCGAGCTTCATGCCGTCCTTCCAGTACGCGCCCTTCGGCGACGGCGCCATCCGCCACTTCGGCGTGCCGTCGTCGTTCATCACCGGCAGGCCCGGCTTCACCATGTCGGCGGTGAAGGCGGTGTACCAGAAGATCTGCTGGGCGACGTTGCCCTGCGCCGGCACCGGCCCCGATTCCGAGAACGTCATGCCCTGCGCCTGCGGCGGGGCGTACTTCTTCATCCAGTCGAGATATTTGACGATCGAGTACACCGCGGCCGGACCGTTGGTGTCGCCACCGCGCTCGATCGACGAGCCGACCGGCCGGCAGCCTTCCATCCGGATGCCCCATTCGTCGACCGGCAGGCCGTTCGGCAGGCCCTTGTCGCCGTTGCCGGCCATCGACAGCCAGGCGTCGGTGAAGCGCCAGCCGAGCGACGGATCCTTCTTGCCGTAGTCCATGTGGCCATAGACCTTGACGCCGTTGATCTCCTTGACGTCGTTGGTGAAGAACTCGGCGATGTCCTCATAGGCCGACCAGTTGACCGGAACGCCGAGGTCGTAGCCGTACTTCGCCTTGAACTTGGCCTTGTAGTCCGGATTGGTGAACCAGTCGTAGCGGAACCAGTACAGGTTGGCGAACTGCTGGTCGGGCAGTTGGTACATCTTCTTGTCGGGCGCGGTGGTGAACGAGCGACCGATGAAGTCCTCGATGTCGAGGCCCGGATTGGTGACGTCCTTGCCCTCGCCGGTCATGTAGTCCGACAGCGCCACGGTCTGGCCGTAGCGGAAGTGGGTGCCGATCAGGTCGGAATCGTTGATCCAGCCGTCATAGACGTTCTTGCCGGACTGCATCTGGGTCTGCAGCTTCTCGACCACGTCGCCTTCCTGGATCAGGTCGTGCTTCAGCTTGATGCCGGTGATCTCGCTGAACGCCTTGGCCAGCGTCTTGGCTTCGTATTCGTGGGTGGTGATGGTCTCGGAGACGACGTTGATGTCCATCCCCTTGAACGGCTCGGCCGCCTTGGCGAACCATTGCAGCTCCTTGAGCTGCTCTTCCTTCGACAGCGTCGAGGGCTGGAATTCCTCGTCGATCCATTTCTTCAGCACCGCGTCGTCGGCTGCCCATGCCGGCGCCGCCAGGGTCATCGACGCCGCCATCAGCGCTGCGGCGCTCGCCATCGTCATCAGCCGCAAACGGCTGAGGTGGAGCTTCGATCCAGTCATCGTTCGTTTCCTCCGTTGAGCGATATCATTCAGGTCCGGGTTGATCCCGGATCTGTTCCTCGTTCGCCGGGCTCAGACGGTGCGGAAGATCGCAGCGGCCGAGACCAGCGACAGCAGCGTGGCGAGCCACAGGCTCGACACTTCGACTCCTTCTCCGATCGGCAAGGTCGCAATCGGATCGGTCCCGACCAGCGCGATCCAGACGAGATGGATCACCGCGGCCAGGATCAGCGAGACAAACAGCCGGTCGCCGCGCGTCGTCGGGATCCGCAAGATGCCGACGCGCTCGACCTCGGGAGAGGCCACCGCGAGCCAGGTCATGGTCGCGAGCGTGCCGGCGAGCGCGATGAAGAAGATCGCGGTCGGCCAGGTCCAGGCCATCCAGGCAAAGGAATCCATCATCGTGCCCTCACACCCGCCCCAATGCGAAGCCGCGCGCGATGTAGTTGCGGACGAACCAGATCACCAGCGCACCCGGGATGATGGTGAGCACGCCGGCGGCGGCGAGCAGGCCCCAGTCCATGCCGGCCGCCGACACCGTCCGGGTCATCACCGCTGAGATCGGCTTGGCGTTCACGGAAGTCAGGGTGCGGGCGAGTAGCAGCTCGACCCAGGAGAACATGAAGCAGAAGAACGCCGCGACGCCGATGCCCGAGGCGATCAGCGGCATCAGGATCTTCACGAAGAACCGCGGGAACGAATAGCCGTCGAGGAATGCGGTCTCGTCGATCTCCTTCGGCACGCCGGAGACGAAGCCTTCCAGGATCCACACCGCCAGCGGGACGTTGAACAGGCAGTGCGCCAGCGCCACCGCCCACGGCGTGTCGAACAGGTTCAGCGCCGAATACAGATTGAAGAACGGCAGCGCATAGACCGCGGCCGGCGCCATCCGGTTCGACAGCAGCCAGAAGAACAGGTGCTTGTCGCCGAGGAAGCGGTAGCGCGAGAACGCATAAGCGGCCGGCAGCGCGAACGAGATCGACAGCACGGTGTTGATGACGACGTATTGCAGCGAGTTGATGTAGCCCGAATACCAGCTCGGATCGGTGAAGATCGTCCGGTAATTCTCCAGCGTCGGCTGGTGCGGCCACAGCGTCATGGTCCAGACGATCTCGCCATTGGTCTTGAAGCTCATGTTGACGAGCCAGTAGATCGGCAACATCAAAAACAACAGATACAGCACCATGACGACGCGGCGGCCGGGGATCGAATGCATCACATGCCCCCTTCGACCGGCCGCCGCTCGGCGCCGGCATTGGTCATCACGGTGTAGAACACCCAGCACACGATGATGATGATCAGGTTGTAGACGATCGACAGCGCCGCGGCCTTGCCGAGGTCGAACTGGCCGAGCGCGATCTTGACCAGCTCGATCGAGATGAAGGTGGTCGAATTGCCCGGCCCGCCGCCGGTGACGACGAACGGCTCGGTGTAGATCATGAAGCTGTCCATGAACCGCAGCAGCACCGCGATCAGCAGCACGCGGTGCATCTTCGGCAACTGGATCGCCTTGAACACCGCCCAGCGCGAGGCGCCGTCGATCTGCGCCGCCTGATAATACGCGTCCGGAATCGACTTCAGGCCGGCGTAGCACAAGAGCGCCACCAGGCTGGTCCAGTGCCAGACGTCCATCACTACCACCGTGGCCCAGGCGTCGAAGTCGTTGGAGACGTAATTGTAATTGATGCCGAGGCTGTTCAGCGTGTAGCCGAGCAGGCCGATGTCGGAGCGGCCGAAGATCTGCCAGATGGTGCCGACCACATTCCACGGGATCAGAAGCGGTAACGCCATGATCACCAGACAGAACGCGACCGACCAGCCGTGACGCGGCATCGCCAGCGCCACCACGATGCCGAGCGGCACTTCGATCGCCAGGATGATCGCCGAGAACGCCAGATTGCGCCACAGCGAGGCGAAGAACCGGCCGCCGAGATCGGTCGACGGATCCAGCAGTTCCTTGAACCAGCCGACCCCGTTCCAGAAAAACTGATTGTTGCCGAAGGTGTCCTGCACCGAATAGTTCACCACCGTCATCAGCGGCAGGATCGCCGAGAACGCCACGATGGCGAACACCGGCAGCACCAGGAACCAGGCTTTCTGGTTGACGACCTTGTCCATCAGGCGACCTGCTCCAGTGAGCTGCCTTCGACGATTTCGCTGTCGGCATAGACGTGGATGCGCGACGGCTCGAACCGCAGCGCGGCTTCATCCCCGCTCGGCGAAAAGCCATCCGGCACGCGCGCGGCGATCTTGACGTCACCGACCCGCACCGAGGCGAAGCGGATACGGCCGAGATCGTCGATCCGTTCGATGCGGCCGGTCATCAGGCCCGGGGCCTTGGCGGTGAGGTGGACGAATTCGGGCCGCACCCCGATCTCGATCTTGCCGGCGGGCAGTTTCTCGTAACTGCGCGCAAGCGGCACGCGATGGCCGGCGACCAGCGCCTCGCGACCCTTCACTTCGGCTGGAACGATGTTCATGCCCGGCGAGCCGATGAA belongs to Rhodopseudomonas palustris and includes:
- a CDS encoding branched-chain amino acid ABC transporter permease — translated: MMILSGDPPRSRVLSLLLIAIVVLLAITPFLFPGAKPLNVAAKICIFAALVASYDLLLGYTGTVSFAHTMFYGIGSYAVAIALYGMGPSWAAVGTGIAIGLPLAALLALGIGLFSLRVEAIFFAMITLAVASAFLVLASQLSWLTGGEDGRSFSLPELLRPGTVFIKDFFGVRITGRTLTYYIILIGCAGMILALLRVVNSPFGRVLQAVRENRFRAEALGYRTVFHLTYANVIAALVAAAAGVLNAMWLRYAGPDTSLSFSIMLDILLMVVIGGMGTIYGAIIGATIFILAQNYLQALMGAASEATASLGLPLLPNLLHPDRWLLWLGLLFVASVYFFPTGIVGRLRGAPKPAD
- the pufW gene encoding reaction-center light-harvesting complex 1 protein PufW codes for the protein MMLLLVLTAIAFVATAMVARVLAASAPEGKLYCQAAGAASMVVGPFITLVAVFVLGKAGIGGEVLDATAMLRVAALPAFGTLFVGPIVFWFFRRQRRTVVAA
- a CDS encoding alkene reductase; this encodes MSNSKLFEPYKLGAITLANRVVMAPLTRNRAVPEGLVPSPLAAEYYGQRASAGLLITEASQVSQQGQGYQDTPGIYSQAQVEGWKQVTREVHKRGGKIFIQLWHVGRISHVDLQPNHGAPVAPSAIRANTKTFVGGKFADVSEPRALELSEIPGIIEDFRKAAANAIAAGFDGVEIHGANGYLLDQFARDSSNKRTDEYGGSIQNRARLMLEVAAAVAKEIGPERTGIRISPVTPANDVSDSNPQALFDYITDELNKLKLVYIHVIEGATGGPRDIAPFDYASLRKRFSGSYIGNNAYDLALADKQLDADAADLIAFGKPFISNPDLVERLKRNAPLNEPDKSTFYGGGAKGYTDYPTLEPAQAAQ
- a CDS encoding ABC transporter substrate-binding protein: MTGSKLHLSRLRLMTMASAAALMAASMTLAAPAWAADDAVLKKWIDEEFQPSTLSKEEQLKELQWFAKAAEPFKGMDINVVSETITTHEYEAKTLAKAFSEITGIKLKHDLIQEGDVVEKLQTQMQSGKNVYDGWINDSDLIGTHFRYGQTVALSDYMTGEGKDVTNPGLDIEDFIGRSFTTAPDKKMYQLPDQQFANLYWFRYDWFTNPDYKAKFKAKYGYDLGVPVNWSAYEDIAEFFTNDVKEINGVKVYGHMDYGKKDPSLGWRFTDAWLSMAGNGDKGLPNGLPVDEWGIRMEGCRPVGSSIERGGDTNGPAAVYSIVKYLDWMKKYAPPQAQGMTFSESGPVPAQGNVAQQIFWYTAFTADMVKPGLPVMNDDGTPKWRMAPSPKGAYWKDGMKLGYQDVGSGTLLKSTPPDRRKAAWLYLQFITSKTVSLKKSHVGLTFIRESDIWDKSFTERAPKLGGLVEFYRSPARVQWSPTGNNIPDYPKLAQLWWQNIGDASSGAKTPQAAMDSLAAAQDSVLERLERSKVQGDCGPKLNKKETAEYWYAKAEKDGNIAPQRKLANEKPKGETVDYDTLIKSWPASPPKRAEAK
- a CDS encoding DUF2160 domain-containing protein; translated protein: MDSFAWMAWTWPTAIFFIALAGTLATMTWLAVASPEVERVGILRIPTTRGDRLFVSLILAAVIHLVWIALVGTDPIATLPIGEGVEVSSLWLATLLSLVSAAAIFRTV
- a CDS encoding carbohydrate ABC transporter permease, giving the protein MHSIPGRRVVMVLYLLFLMLPIYWLVNMSFKTNGEIVWTMTLWPHQPTLENYRTIFTDPSWYSGYINSLQYVVINTVLSISFALPAAYAFSRYRFLGDKHLFFWLLSNRMAPAAVYALPFFNLYSALNLFDTPWAVALAHCLFNVPLAVWILEGFVSGVPKEIDETAFLDGYSFPRFFVKILMPLIASGIGVAAFFCFMFSWVELLLARTLTSVNAKPISAVMTRTVSAAGMDWGLLAAAGVLTIIPGALVIWFVRNYIARGFALGRV
- a CDS encoding carbohydrate ABC transporter permease yields the protein MDKVVNQKAWFLVLPVFAIVAFSAILPLMTVVNYSVQDTFGNNQFFWNGVGWFKELLDPSTDLGGRFFASLWRNLAFSAIILAIEVPLGIVVALAMPRHGWSVAFCLVIMALPLLIPWNVVGTIWQIFGRSDIGLLGYTLNSLGINYNYVSNDFDAWATVVVMDVWHWTSLVALLCYAGLKSIPDAYYQAAQIDGASRWAVFKAIQLPKMHRVLLIAVLLRFMDSFMIYTEPFVVTGGGPGNSTTFISIELVKIALGQFDLGKAAALSIVYNLIIIIVCWVFYTVMTNAGAERRPVEGGM